In a single window of the Dryobates pubescens isolate bDryPub1 chromosome Z, bDryPub1.pri, whole genome shotgun sequence genome:
- the RAI14 gene encoding ankycorbin yields MKSLKAKFRKSDTNEWNKNDDRLLQAVENGDLEKVASLLGKKGASATKQDSEGKTAFHLAATKGHAECLRIMMTHGADVTAQDGAGHSALHLAAKNSHLDCIKRLLQSKCPVDSTDNSGKTALHFAATCGCLQAVQLLCEHKCPINVKDLDGNIPLLLAVQNGHMEVCKYLLDHGADVNTRDKNGRTALMMACEAGSLNMVETLLKKGADVSLVDVFGQNALHYSKLSEHTGIQNLLSSKLSQDVDTKSPTKAKEHDQGSKLSSERSGTPKKRKAPPPPVSPIQLSDISSPLSSTSTPMTGKGQAFFADQVCKQEEFGSLHQDNKDRLSDSTTGPDSLLDVSSEADQQDLLLLMQAKIASLTLHNKELQDKLQERTPKEVDSTVESYHSTQTELDQTADRQNEFSAQELKSALNATQIQEKLTSPSEVKVKYLQEDLKDAQRKLENSEAKRKHIEAQVQSRVPETDHLNSTGISENGSDLNLKFQESQNKYEEAVKEILNIQRQMKVGLSSSERDETNSDLSRLKVTCEEVEILKQELKRALEESERQKEKVRELQKKFEEREQNVASKLSVEECEEMKNSYCSVIDNINQEKALLIERYKEGQEEIKRLQDKLTSQTQLQASAEDGEKKDVMHRMVDELNRQLSELSQMYKEAQTELEDYRKRKTVDDIALDYIPRDEHEKLMQVTNSLKYKAENELSEMKSQYTKALDEAEELKQLLDIQKQNSLPITEHHQVMNALRNTVKVMEEEVNDLKALLSNKEREVRNLQKELLEEKAAVSEAMVPKATYEKLQSSLEGEVSVLSSKLKDVIQEKENVSLVAMQLRNEILHLKEEKASMHTLLETKEWEVNGLQQKYSQAQEEIKRYSESSSKLEEDKDKKINEMSKEVSKLKEALNSLSQLSYSTGAPKRQSQQLEALQQQVKQLQNQLTETKKQHQEIVSVYRMHLLYAVQGQMDEDVQKVLKQILSMCKSQSQKK; encoded by the exons TTTTCACCTGGCAGCTACAAAAGGGCATGCAGAGTGCCTCAGGATCATGATGACACATGGTGCAGATGTGACAGCCCAAGATGGTGCAG GACACAGTGCTTTAcatcttgcagcaaagaacagTCACCTGGATTGCATTAAGAGGTTACTTCAG AGTAAATGTCCAGTGGACAGCACAGACAATTCTGGGAAAACAGCTTTACATTTTGCAG ccACGTGTGGTTGTCTTCAGGCAGTTCAGCTTCTGTGTGAACACAAATGTCCAATTAATGTGAAAGACTTG GATGGGAACATACCTCTGCTTCTTGCAGTACAAAATGGGCATATGGAAGTTTGCAAGTATCTTCTGGACCACGGAGCAGATGTCAATACCAGGGATAAAAATGGAAG AACTGCTTTGATGATGGCTTGTGAGGCTGGTAGCCTTAACATGGTGGAAACCTTGCTTAAGAAAGGTGCAGATGTCAGTTTAGTAGATGTCTTTGGACAGAATGCCCTGCATTACTCCAAGCTCTCCGAGCATACAGGGATCCAGAATCTCCTGTCATCAAAGTTATCTCAGGATGTGG ATACAAAGTCACCAACAAAAGCAAAGGAG CATGATCAAGGCTCTAAATTAAGTTCAGAAAGAAGTGGAACTCCAAAAAAACGCAAAGCCCCACCTCCTCCTGTCAGTCCTATTCAG CTTAGTGATATATCCTCTCCACTCTCATCAACTTCAACTCCCATGACTGGAAAGGGGCAGGCTTTCTTTGCTGATCAAGTGTGCAAG CAGGAGGAATTTGGCTCCTTGCATCAAGATAATAAAGACAGACTGAGTGACAGCACAACAG gTCCTGATAGTTTGTTGGATGTAAGTTCTGAAGCTGACCAGCAAGATCTACTTCTGTTGATGCAAGCAAAAATTGCTTCTTTGACATTGCACAATAAGGAGCTGCAGGACAAATTACAG GAAAGAACACCAAAAGAAGTGGATTCAACAGTAGAATCTTATCATTCAACCCAAACGGAACTTGATCAAACAGCCGATAGACAAAATGAGTtctcagctcaggagctgaaGTCTGCATTAAATGCCACCCAAATTCAAGAAAAGTTGACAAGCCCCAGTGAAGTAAAAgtgaaatacctccaggaagACTTAAAGGATGCACAGAGGAAATTGGAGAATTCTGAAGCCAAAAGAAAGCACATAGAAGCTCAGGTCCAGTCTAGAGTCCCAGAAACAGACCATTTAAACAGTACAGGCATTTCAGAAAATGGTTCTGATCTTAACCTGAAGTTCCAAGAAAGTCAAAACAAGTATGAGGAAGCTGTAAAAGAGATTCTGAACATACAAAGGCAAATGAAGGTGGGTCTTAGTTCCTCTGAACGTGATGAGACTAATTCTGATCTGAGTAGACTGAAGGTTACGTGTGAAGAAGTCGAAATTCTTAAGCAAGAATTGAAGAGAGCGTTGGAGGAAAGTGAAAGGCAAAAAGAGAAAGTGAGAGAGCTACAGAAGAAGTTTGAAGAAAGAGAGCAGAATGTAGCAAGCAAATTATCTGTTGAAGAGTGTGAGGAAATGAAGAATTCATATTGTTCAGTTATCGATAATATTAATCAAGAGAAAGCATTGTTGATTGAGAGGTACAAagaagggcaagaggaaattaAAAGGCTACAGGACAAGCTGACAAGTCAGACACAGTTGCAAGCTAGTGCTGAagatggagaaaagaaagatgtcATGCACAGAATGGTAGATGAGCTCAACAGACAACTTAGTGAACTGTCCCAGATGTACAAAGAAGCACAAACAGAACTTGAAGACTACAGGAAGAGAAAAACTGTAGATGATATAGCTTTGGACTACATTCCAAGAGATGAACATGAGAAGCTGATGCAGGTAACAAATTCTTTGAAATACAAAGCAGAAAATGAGCTATCAGAAATGAAATCCCAGTACACAAAAGCATTAGATGAAGCAGAAGAACTAAAGCAACTGTTAGACATTCAGAAACAAAACTCTTTGCCAATTACTGAACACCATCAGGTGATGAATGCACTCAGAAATACTGTAAAGGTAATGGAGGAAGAAGTAAATGACCTCAAAGCACTGCTTAGCAACAAGGAAAGAGAAGTAAGAAACTTGCAAAAGGAACTGCTGGAAGAAAAAGCTGCAGTTAGTGAAGCAATGGTACCCAAGGCTACATATGAAAAGCTCCAGTCTTCACTAGAAGGTGAAGTCAGTGTTTTGTCATCCAAACTGAAGGATGTGAtccaagagaaggaaaatgtgtCCTTAGTTGCTATGCAACTGAGAAATGAAATTTTGCacttgaaagaagagaaagcaagtATGCATACTCTGCTTGAAACAAAGGAATGGGAGGTGAATGGTCTTCAGCAAAAGTACAGCCAAGCTcaggaagaaattaaaagatATTCTGAAAGCTCATCAAAACTAGAAGAGGACAAAGACAAAAAG ATCAATGAAATGTCCAAGGAAGTTAGCAAATTAAAAGAAGCATTGAACAGCCTTTCTCAGCTTTCCTATTCAACTGGTGCTCCCAAAAGACAAAGCCAACAGCTGGAGGCGTTACAACAACAAGTGAAGCAGTTGCAAAACCAACTGACT GAGACAAAGAAACAACATCAGGAGATTGTCTCAGTTTACAGGATGCATCTTCTGTATGCTGTGCAG GGTCAAATGGATGAAGATGTCCAGAAAGTGCTCAAACAAATTCTATCAATGTGTAAAAGCCAATCAcagaaaaagtaa